A genomic region of Betaproteobacteria bacterium contains the following coding sequences:
- the lpdA gene encoding dihydrolipoyl dehydrogenase, which yields MAKAIEVQVPDIGDFHDVPVIEVLVRPGDTVAKDDSLIALESEKATMEVPAPQAGKVAAVQVKTGDKVSKGSVIVTLEVEEAEGAEPARPVESKAPAQPAPAPAARAAAPAAAPSAPAQPPAQARQSPPAQREKTDLQTDVVVLGAGPGGYTAAFRAADLGKKVVLVERYPTLGGVCLNVGCIPSKALLHIAKVISEADEVGAAGIRFGKPQIDLAKLKGWKESVVGRLTKGLSGLARQRKVEVVQGAGKFASPHSLRVETANGAKTIGFDHCIIATGSESARIPGLPYDDKRLIDSTGALELASLPKRMLVIGGGIIGLEMATVYDALGTKVSVVEMMESLIPGADSDLLRPLRKRIDARYEQILLGTKVARLEPSAKGLTAHFEGASAPKPQTFDVVLFAVGRRPNGHTLGLDAAGVNVDARGFIPVDRQLRTNVGHIHAIGDVVGDPMLAHKATHEGKVAAEVIAGHKASFDARTIPSVAYTDPEIAWMGMSEAQLNAAGTEYDKAVFPWAASGRSLAMGREDGMTKLLFERGSRRLLGAGIVGPNAGELIAETVLALEMGAEAGDIALTIHPHPTLSETVYFAAEIAEGSITDLYLPKR from the coding sequence ATGGCGAAAGCAATCGAAGTCCAGGTTCCCGACATCGGCGACTTCCACGACGTCCCGGTGATCGAGGTGCTGGTGCGACCCGGCGACACGGTCGCCAAGGACGACTCGCTGATCGCGCTCGAATCGGAGAAGGCGACCATGGAAGTGCCGGCTCCGCAGGCCGGCAAGGTCGCCGCAGTGCAGGTCAAAACCGGCGACAAGGTCTCGAAGGGCAGCGTCATCGTAACGCTGGAAGTCGAGGAAGCCGAAGGCGCGGAGCCTGCCCGGCCTGTCGAGTCGAAGGCGCCCGCCCAACCGGCGCCGGCGCCTGCTGCGCGCGCCGCAGCCCCCGCGGCCGCGCCTTCAGCGCCAGCGCAACCGCCTGCGCAAGCGCGTCAAAGCCCACCCGCGCAGCGCGAGAAAACCGATCTCCAAACCGATGTCGTCGTGCTGGGCGCCGGACCCGGCGGTTACACCGCCGCTTTCCGCGCCGCGGACCTCGGCAAGAAGGTCGTTCTCGTCGAGCGTTATCCTACCCTGGGCGGTGTTTGCCTCAATGTCGGCTGCATACCCTCCAAGGCGCTGCTGCACATCGCCAAGGTGATCAGCGAGGCTGACGAGGTCGGTGCTGCCGGCATTCGCTTCGGCAAGCCGCAGATCGACTTGGCGAAGTTGAAGGGATGGAAGGAATCCGTCGTCGGCCGGCTCACCAAGGGCTTGTCCGGGCTCGCGCGCCAGCGCAAGGTCGAGGTGGTGCAGGGCGCGGGCAAGTTCGCTTCACCGCACAGCCTGCGGGTCGAGACGGCGAACGGCGCGAAGACCATCGGCTTCGACCACTGCATCATCGCCACCGGCTCCGAATCCGCTCGCATCCCGGGGCTTCCCTACGACGACAAGCGGCTGATCGATTCGACCGGCGCGCTCGAATTGGCGAGCCTGCCCAAGCGCATGCTGGTGATCGGCGGCGGCATCATCGGGCTCGAGATGGCGACGGTGTACGACGCGCTGGGCACCAAGGTGAGCGTCGTGGAGATGATGGAGAGCCTCATCCCCGGTGCCGATTCCGATCTCTTACGTCCGCTCAGGAAGCGCATCGATGCCCGTTACGAGCAGATTCTGCTCGGGACCAAGGTCGCGCGCCTGGAGCCGTCGGCAAAGGGACTCACCGCGCATTTCGAGGGCGCAAGCGCGCCCAAGCCGCAGACCTTCGACGTCGTGCTGTTCGCCGTGGGCCGCCGGCCGAACGGCCATACGCTCGGTCTGGACGCAGCCGGGGTCAACGTCGATGCACGCGGCTTCATCCCGGTGGACCGGCAGCTGCGCACCAACGTCGGTCATATCCATGCCATCGGCGACGTCGTGGGCGACCCCATGCTCGCGCACAAAGCGACGCACGAGGGTAAGGTGGCCGCCGAAGTCATCGCCGGGCACAAGGCTTCCTTCGATGCGCGCACCATTCCTTCGGTTGCCTACACCGATCCCGAGATCGCCTGGATGGGAATGAGCGAGGCACAATTGAATGCCGCCGGCACCGAGTACGACAAGGCGGTGTTCCCATGGGCGGCGAGCGGGCGGTCGCTTGCGATGGGACGCGAGGACGGCATGACCAAGCTCCTGTTCGAGCGGGGCAGCCGGCGGCTCTTGGGCGCTGGCATCGTCGGCCCGAACGCAGGTGAGCTGATCGCGGAGACGGTGCTCGCGCTCGAGATGGGTGCCGAGGCCGGCGATATCGCGCTCACGATCCATCCGCACCCGACGCTTTCGGAGACCGTGTACTTCGCCGCCGAAATCGCCGAGGGCAGCATCACCGATCTCTACCTGCCCAAACGTTAG
- a CDS encoding glutamate-5-semialdehyde dehydrogenase encodes MDIQNYMVGIGRQARAAAREMARADTDTKNRALMAIAAAIRAGAERLAAANAKDVKSAKAHKLDAAAIDRLTLAPDVIDTMAAGVEQIAQLPDPIGEISALNYRPSGIQVGRMRVPLGVIGIIYESRPNVTADAAALCIKSGNAAILRGGSEAVHSNQAIAACVHQGLGEAGLPEQAVQVLEVTDRAAVGELVSLTEYVDVIVPRGGKSLIERLMRESRIPMIKHLHGVCHVYIDDRADFDKAIRIADNAKTQRYGTCNTMETLLVHRDIAARVLPILAQIYVDKGVELRGDETARALVPQMQEAAEDDWHAEYLAPILAVRIVDGLEQAMVHIATYGSQHTDAIVTEDIARARRFLREVDSSSVMVNASTRFADGFEYGLGAEIGISTDKLHARGPVGLEGLTSLKFVVLGDGHIRR; translated from the coding sequence ATGGACATCCAGAACTACATGGTCGGCATCGGGCGCCAGGCGCGGGCGGCAGCGCGCGAGATGGCGCGCGCGGACACCGATACCAAGAACCGGGCGCTCATGGCGATCGCCGCGGCCATCCGCGCTGGAGCCGAGCGGCTCGCCGCGGCCAACGCCAAGGACGTGAAGTCGGCCAAGGCGCACAAGCTCGATGCCGCGGCCATCGATCGGCTGACGCTTGCGCCCGATGTGATCGACACGATGGCGGCGGGCGTGGAGCAGATCGCGCAGCTTCCCGATCCCATCGGCGAGATCAGCGCGCTCAACTACCGGCCCTCGGGCATCCAGGTCGGCCGCATGCGCGTGCCGCTGGGCGTGATCGGCATCATCTACGAATCGCGCCCGAATGTGACCGCCGACGCCGCCGCCCTGTGCATCAAGTCGGGCAACGCGGCGATCCTCCGTGGCGGCTCGGAAGCCGTGCACTCGAACCAGGCGATTGCCGCTTGCGTTCACCAGGGTTTGGGCGAGGCCGGATTGCCTGAGCAGGCGGTGCAGGTGCTGGAGGTGACCGACCGCGCCGCAGTGGGCGAGCTGGTGAGCCTTACCGAGTACGTCGACGTCATCGTCCCGCGCGGCGGCAAGAGTCTCATCGAGCGCCTGATGCGCGAATCGCGCATCCCGATGATCAAGCACCTGCACGGGGTCTGCCACGTCTACATCGACGACCGCGCCGATTTCGACAAGGCGATCCGCATCGCCGACAACGCCAAGACCCAGCGCTACGGCACCTGCAACACGATGGAGACACTGCTCGTCCATCGCGACATCGCCGCGCGCGTGCTGCCGATCCTGGCGCAGATCTATGTCGACAAGGGCGTGGAGCTGCGCGGCGACGAGACCGCGCGCGCGCTCGTGCCGCAGATGCAGGAAGCAGCCGAAGACGACTGGCACGCCGAGTATCTTGCGCCGATTCTCGCCGTGCGCATCGTGGACGGGCTCGAACAGGCAATGGTCCACATCGCAACTTACGGCTCGCAGCACACCGACGCCATCGTCACCGAGGACATCGCGCGCGCGCGCCGCTTCCTGCGTGAGGTCGATTCGAGCTCGGTGATGGTCAACGCATCGACCCGCTTCGCCGACGGCTTCGAATACGGCTTGGGAGCAGAGATCGGCATATCGACCGACAAGCTGCACGCGCGCGGACCGGTCGGGCTGGAGGGCCTCACGTCGCTCAAGTTCGTCGTGCTCGGCGACGGCCACATCCGGCGCTAG
- a CDS encoding DNA polymerase III subunit delta: MDSEQLPQHLARGLGPLYTVVADEPLLALEAGDRLRARARALGYAERTLLVAEPGFDWGALAQAGASLSLFAQQRLIELRIPNGKPGVAGAEAIERYCQGLAPDTVTLVHLPGLDWKAAQASWVQALERAGALVEARAVVRERLPQWLSGRLARNGQNAEPETLQFIADRVEGNLMAAWQEVQKLSLLLPAGKLEDQAVRKAVLDVARFEVDDLTAALLAGDRAHYVRVVNGLAAEGAALPLLLWALANELRATHRVAAALARGQTMPNALRESQVFGPRRGWIERAAQRWTPTQTQAALLRSAHIDRIVKGIERGNPWDELRELGLALTASKPARAPASRARSAV; this comes from the coding sequence ATCGATTCCGAGCAGCTCCCGCAGCATCTCGCCCGCGGCCTCGGCCCTCTCTACACCGTAGTCGCGGACGAGCCGCTGCTCGCACTGGAAGCGGGCGACCGGCTGCGCGCGCGCGCGCGCGCGCTTGGCTATGCCGAGCGCACCTTGCTGGTGGCCGAGCCGGGCTTCGACTGGGGCGCGCTCGCCCAGGCCGGTGCGAGCCTGTCGCTGTTCGCCCAGCAGCGGTTGATCGAGCTGCGCATCCCGAACGGCAAACCTGGCGTGGCCGGCGCCGAGGCCATCGAGCGTTATTGCCAGGGGCTCGCGCCCGATACCGTCACGCTCGTGCACCTGCCGGGGCTCGACTGGAAAGCCGCGCAGGCAAGCTGGGTGCAGGCGCTGGAGCGCGCCGGCGCTCTGGTCGAGGCGCGCGCCGTGGTGCGCGAACGCCTGCCGCAGTGGCTCTCGGGCCGATTGGCGCGCAACGGCCAGAACGCCGAGCCGGAAACGCTGCAGTTCATCGCCGACCGGGTCGAAGGCAATTTGATGGCGGCATGGCAGGAGGTGCAGAAGCTCTCGCTGCTGTTGCCGGCCGGCAAGCTCGAGGACCAGGCGGTGCGCAAGGCCGTGCTCGATGTCGCCCGCTTCGAAGTCGACGATCTCACCGCCGCCTTGCTCGCGGGCGATCGCGCCCACTACGTGCGGGTCGTGAACGGCCTGGCCGCCGAAGGCGCCGCGCTGCCATTGCTGCTTTGGGCGCTGGCGAACGAATTGCGCGCGACTCACCGGGTCGCAGCCGCGCTCGCTCGCGGCCAGACCATGCCCAATGCGTTGCGCGAAAGCCAGGTCTTCGGTCCTCGCCGCGGCTGGATCGAGCGCGCCGCGCAACGCTGGACGCCCACTCAGACCCAGGCGGCGCTGCTGCGCAGCGCGCACATCGATCGCATCGTCAAGGGCATCGAACGCGGCAATCCCTGGGACGAGTTGCGTGAGCTGGGGCTCGCTTTGACGGCGAGCAAGCCCGCGCGCGCGCCGGCGTCCCGGGCGCGAAGCGCAGTGTAG
- a CDS encoding leucine--tRNA ligase: MQAHYRPKDVESAAQQFWASRNSFHVVEDGGRPKFYCLSMFPYPSGRLHMGHVRNYTIGDVLSRYYRMRGYNVLQPMGWDAFGLPAENAAMANHQPPAQWTYANIAYMKRQLQALGFAIDWERELATCRPDYYRWNQWLFLRMLEKGLVYKKTGTVNWDPVDQTVLANEQVIDGRGWRTGALVEKRDIPMYYMRITAYAQELLQALEGLPGWPERVKTMQANWIGRSRGIEFSFGVDGSSDRIKVFTTRADTIMGATFIAISAEHPFATASAQSDPQLAAFIDKCRQGGVMEAEVATREKEGMFTGRYALHPLSGERLPIWIANYVLWGYGEGAIMVVPAHDQRDFEFANKYGLPIKPVIKPAAFLLNLPLERAYEEYGVCFDSGELDGLDFAAASELVARRLREAGIGDERVQYRLRDWGISRQRYWGTPIPLIYCDQCGDVPVPDDQLPVVLPEDCVPDGSGNPLAKRADFVQTTCPKCKGPARRETDTMDTFVDSSWYYIRYACPDAPRMADERVRYWLPVDQYIGGIEHAILHLLYSRFWTKVMRDLGLVSFGEPFTNLLTQGMVVAETYFRDQAGGKMQWFNPADVAVEHDAKGRPLAARLVSDNQPVRIGGIEKMSKSKNNGVDPQSLIDQFGADTARCYAMFASPPEQSLEWSDSSVEGVARFLRRLWSFAVEVNALETVPAASPALDSHWAAVRRELHGNLRQANYDMGRHQLNTVVSAAMKMLNALERAPKQPAGVRAQVLREGMSLLLRMLAPITPHICHVLWQELAYGEDILDAPWPEADEAALVADEQEIVVQVNGKLRGSIRVAHGAAREVLEKAALENPAVRKFCEGKTPKKVVVVPGRLVNLVL; the protein is encoded by the coding sequence ATGCAAGCGCATTACCGCCCCAAGGACGTGGAGTCTGCCGCTCAGCAATTCTGGGCGAGCCGCAATTCGTTCCATGTCGTCGAGGACGGCGGCCGGCCCAAGTTCTATTGCCTCTCCATGTTCCCCTACCCCTCCGGGCGGCTGCACATGGGGCACGTGCGCAACTACACCATCGGCGACGTACTCTCGCGCTACTACCGCATGCGCGGCTACAACGTGCTGCAGCCGATGGGCTGGGATGCGTTCGGGCTGCCGGCGGAGAACGCGGCGATGGCGAACCACCAGCCGCCGGCGCAATGGACCTACGCCAACATCGCCTACATGAAGAGGCAGTTGCAGGCGCTCGGCTTCGCCATCGACTGGGAACGCGAGCTCGCCACCTGTCGCCCGGACTACTATCGCTGGAACCAGTGGCTGTTCCTGCGCATGCTGGAGAAAGGCCTCGTCTACAAGAAGACCGGCACGGTCAACTGGGATCCGGTCGATCAAACGGTGCTCGCCAACGAGCAGGTGATCGACGGCCGCGGTTGGCGTACCGGCGCGCTGGTGGAGAAGCGCGACATCCCGATGTACTACATGCGCATCACCGCGTATGCGCAGGAGCTGCTGCAGGCGTTGGAAGGGCTCCCGGGATGGCCCGAGCGCGTGAAGACCATGCAGGCGAACTGGATCGGACGCAGTCGAGGCATCGAGTTCAGCTTCGGCGTCGACGGCTCGTCCGATCGCATCAAGGTCTTCACGACGCGCGCCGACACGATCATGGGCGCGACCTTCATCGCCATTTCGGCCGAGCATCCTTTTGCCACTGCCAGTGCGCAATCGGATCCGCAGCTGGCCGCGTTCATCGACAAATGCCGCCAGGGTGGCGTGATGGAAGCCGAGGTGGCCACCCGCGAGAAGGAAGGCATGTTCACCGGCCGCTATGCGCTGCATCCGCTGAGCGGCGAGCGGCTGCCGATCTGGATCGCCAACTACGTGCTGTGGGGCTACGGCGAAGGCGCGATCATGGTCGTGCCCGCCCACGACCAGCGCGACTTCGAGTTCGCGAACAAGTATGGGCTGCCGATCAAGCCGGTCATCAAGCCGGCCGCGTTCCTGCTCAACCTGCCGCTCGAGCGCGCCTACGAGGAGTACGGCGTGTGCTTCGATTCGGGCGAGCTGGACGGCCTGGACTTCGCCGCGGCGTCCGAGTTGGTGGCACGGCGCTTGCGCGAAGCTGGAATCGGGGACGAGCGCGTACAGTACCGTTTACGCGACTGGGGCATCTCGCGCCAGCGCTATTGGGGCACGCCCATACCGCTCATCTACTGCGACCAGTGCGGGGACGTGCCGGTGCCGGACGATCAGCTTCCGGTCGTTCTGCCCGAGGATTGCGTGCCCGACGGCAGCGGCAATCCGCTGGCGAAGCGCGCCGATTTCGTTCAGACGACCTGCCCCAAATGCAAGGGCCCGGCACGGCGCGAAACCGACACCATGGACACCTTCGTCGACTCGTCCTGGTACTACATCCGCTACGCCTGCCCGGATGCGCCGCGGATGGCCGACGAGCGCGTGCGCTACTGGCTGCCGGTGGACCAGTACATCGGCGGCATCGAGCACGCCATCCTGCACCTGCTCTATTCGCGCTTCTGGACCAAGGTCATGCGCGATCTCGGCTTGGTTTCCTTCGGCGAGCCCTTCACCAACCTGCTCACGCAAGGCATGGTGGTCGCGGAGACCTATTTTCGCGACCAGGCGGGCGGCAAGATGCAGTGGTTCAATCCGGCCGACGTGGCGGTCGAGCACGATGCGAAGGGCCGGCCGCTCGCGGCCAGGCTCGTCTCGGACAACCAGCCGGTTCGCATCGGCGGCATCGAGAAGATGTCGAAGTCGAAGAACAACGGTGTCGACCCGCAATCGCTGATCGACCAGTTCGGCGCCGACACCGCGCGCTGCTACGCCATGTTCGCCTCGCCTCCGGAACAGTCGCTGGAGTGGTCGGATTCGAGCGTCGAGGGCGTGGCCCGTTTCCTGCGCCGGCTATGGAGTTTCGCGGTCGAGGTGAACGCGCTCGAAACGGTGCCGGCCGCGAGCCCGGCGCTCGATTCGCACTGGGCCGCCGTGCGGCGCGAGCTGCACGGCAACCTGCGCCAGGCCAACTACGACATGGGCCGCCATCAGCTCAACACGGTGGTGTCGGCGGCGATGAAGATGCTCAATGCGCTGGAGCGCGCGCCGAAGCAGCCGGCCGGGGTTCGCGCCCAGGTGCTGCGCGAGGGCATGAGCCTGTTGTTGCGCATGCTCGCACCGATCACGCCGCACATCTGCCACGTGCTTTGGCAGGAGCTTGCCTACGGCGAAGATATCCTGGATGCACCCTGGCCCGAAGCCGACGAAGCGGCGCTGGTCGCCGACGAGCAGGAGATCGTGGTGCAGGTGAACGGCAAGCTGCGCGGCAGCATCCGCGTTGCGCACGGTGCGGCGCGCGAAGTGCTGGAGAAGGCGGCGCTGGAGAATCCCGCCGTGCGCAAGTTCTGCGAGGGCAAGACGCCGAAGAAGGTCGTGGTCGTTCCCGGCCGGCTGGTCAACCTGGTGCTATGA
- a CDS encoding PAS domain-containing protein produces the protein MRLCGRTRVLAGTPRRQPPCHCPYAMPPNPPQIPDPAPPRWKPFPLAGVLAVLLPIQVGMGAVLFTFSADQSQWLYLLVQALILSLIAVPALWWMSTRGANPSFLARQADLSRAHARLRWGYGAILTIIALIIVCRAWVIQQEMTQAKGRGALIESADRQRTAGEELARLVTQIAARAESVAAERNRLTRLAIELRTALDAVEHDAADLRDARVSLVTILADAHTQVQALAAAARSIEDAANARDAGPDSAAIVALQWLERVQAHQNAHARAMDRAIATLALTADARVLGIARISLIASALLLAFLSLAVCLVLEPAARVLEQQTRHIQEQQQALRASEQRFRALVENTDVIVWEFDPRLNAFTYVSPHATRMGYATEQWLQAGFFEAHLHPQDRAAALAYCKQETDAGRNHRLQYRMLQADGGIVWIDDWVSVESLPDGARLMRGVFADITELKRAQETLRDTEERWNMALQGSGDGVWDWDVAAGRIYRSPSWKETLGFAADEISTQAGYWEKLIHPEDRARARAALDGHLDGRLPAYHSEHRIRCKDGAYKWVLARGKVLRRSTEGRPLRVVGTQTDISAQKALQDELHRHHNQLQMLVEERTADLTRAMQDAEAARVMAERANKSKSMFLANMSHELRTPMHAILSFAHLGATRHAELDSRRLGDYFQRIEASGNRLLKLLNDLLDLSKLESVRVLIQPEWISGSTLVRSVAEELEPLLHAGRHTLRIHAACEPEKIWLDGERMRRVLRNLIANAIRYSPDGGAIDVRIERSPTAGGSVVALSVSDEGIGIPPEELESIFDEFVQSSKTVSGTGGTGLGLAICKRIVAAHGGTIRASNNAGAGACVDVQLPQPQLEPRALSLPSPSGRGAGGEGGGGGGGEGPDYDAYFPSPSIPLPEGEGRQAYPCKKHTRAWE, from the coding sequence ATGCGTTTGTGCGGCCGCACCCGGGTCCTCGCGGGCACACCGCGGCGCCAGCCCCCCTGCCATTGTCCGTACGCGATGCCGCCCAACCCCCCGCAGATTCCGGATCCCGCACCCCCACGGTGGAAGCCGTTCCCGCTCGCCGGGGTGCTGGCCGTCCTGCTGCCGATCCAGGTCGGAATGGGCGCGGTCCTGTTCACCTTCAGCGCCGACCAGTCGCAATGGCTCTACCTCCTGGTGCAGGCGTTGATTCTCTCCCTGATCGCCGTACCGGCGCTGTGGTGGATGAGCACGCGCGGCGCAAATCCCTCGTTCCTCGCCCGGCAGGCGGACCTGTCGCGAGCGCATGCCCGCCTGCGCTGGGGCTATGGCGCGATCCTGACGATCATCGCGCTCATCATCGTCTGTCGCGCGTGGGTGATTCAGCAGGAGATGACGCAGGCGAAAGGCCGCGGCGCGTTGATCGAAAGCGCCGATCGGCAACGCACTGCGGGAGAAGAGCTGGCGAGGCTGGTGACGCAGATCGCCGCGCGCGCGGAATCGGTTGCCGCCGAGCGCAACCGGCTCACCCGCCTGGCGATCGAGCTGCGAACTGCGCTCGACGCAGTCGAGCACGATGCCGCCGACTTGCGAGACGCCCGGGTGTCGCTGGTGACCATACTGGCCGATGCCCACACCCAGGTGCAAGCGCTGGCGGCGGCCGCTCGCAGTATCGAGGACGCTGCGAATGCGCGCGACGCTGGCCCGGACTCGGCTGCGATCGTCGCGCTGCAATGGCTCGAACGCGTCCAGGCGCACCAGAACGCGCACGCGCGCGCGATGGACCGGGCGATCGCCACGCTCGCGCTCACCGCCGATGCCCGGGTCCTGGGCATCGCCCGCATCAGCCTCATCGCCAGTGCGCTGCTGCTCGCATTCCTGTCGTTGGCGGTATGCCTCGTGCTCGAGCCGGCGGCCCGGGTGCTGGAGCAGCAGACCCGCCATATCCAGGAGCAGCAGCAAGCGCTGCGCGCAAGCGAGCAGCGCTTCCGAGCGCTGGTGGAAAACACCGACGTGATCGTGTGGGAATTCGATCCCCGGCTCAACGCCTTCACCTACGTCTCGCCGCATGCGACGCGCATGGGCTATGCGACCGAACAGTGGCTGCAAGCGGGCTTCTTCGAAGCGCATCTGCATCCGCAAGACCGCGCTGCAGCCCTGGCGTACTGCAAGCAGGAAACCGACGCCGGGCGCAACCACCGCCTGCAATACCGCATGCTGCAAGCGGACGGCGGGATCGTTTGGATCGACGACTGGGTCAGCGTCGAATCGCTGCCCGACGGCGCCCGGCTCATGCGCGGTGTATTCGCCGACATCACCGAGCTCAAGCGCGCGCAGGAAACTTTGCGCGATACCGAGGAGCGCTGGAACATGGCGCTGCAAGGCAGCGGCGACGGCGTCTGGGACTGGGACGTGGCGGCGGGACGCATCTACCGCTCGCCGAGCTGGAAGGAAACCCTGGGCTTCGCGGCCGACGAAATCAGCACGCAAGCCGGCTACTGGGAAAAGCTGATCCACCCCGAGGATCGGGCGCGGGCGCGCGCCGCGCTCGACGGCCATCTCGACGGCCGCCTGCCCGCCTACCACTCCGAGCATCGCATACGCTGCAAGGACGGAGCCTACAAATGGGTGCTCGCGCGCGGTAAGGTATTGCGCCGCTCGACCGAGGGACGGCCGCTGCGCGTGGTGGGCACCCAGACCGACATCTCGGCTCAAAAGGCGCTGCAGGACGAGCTGCACCGGCACCACAACCAGCTGCAGATGCTGGTCGAGGAGCGCACCGCCGATCTCACGCGCGCGATGCAGGATGCCGAGGCGGCGCGGGTGATGGCCGAACGGGCGAACAAGAGCAAGTCGATGTTCCTCGCCAACATGTCGCATGAGCTGCGCACACCCATGCACGCGATCCTGAGCTTCGCGCACCTGGGCGCGACGCGCCATGCCGAGCTCGATTCGCGCCGCCTTGGCGACTACTTCCAGCGCATCGAGGCGAGCGGCAACCGCCTGCTGAAACTCCTGAACGACCTGCTCGACCTGTCCAAACTCGAATCGGTCCGGGTCCTGATCCAGCCCGAATGGATCTCGGGCAGCACGCTGGTGCGCTCGGTCGCCGAGGAGCTCGAGCCGCTGCTGCACGCCGGCCGCCATACGCTGCGCATCCATGCCGCCTGCGAGCCGGAAAAGATCTGGCTGGACGGCGAGCGCATGCGCCGGGTGCTGCGCAACCTGATCGCCAACGCGATCCGCTACAGCCCCGACGGCGGCGCCATCGACGTCCGCATCGAGCGCAGTCCCACAGCCGGCGGAAGCGTGGTGGCGTTGAGCGTGTCGGACGAAGGGATCGGCATCCCGCCCGAGGAGCTGGAGTCCATCTTCGACGAATTCGTGCAGAGCTCGAAGACGGTCAGCGGCACGGGTGGCACCGGCCTGGGCCTTGCGATTTGCAAGCGGATCGTCGCTGCGCACGGCGGCACGATCCGTGCAAGCAACAACGCCGGCGCCGGCGCGTGTGTCGATGTCCAGTTGCCGCAGCCGCAGCTCGAGCCGCGGGCGCTTTCACTCCCCTCTCCCTCCGGGAGAGGGGCTGGGGGTGAGGGGGGGGGGGGGGGGGGGGGGGAAGGTCCCGATTACGACGCTTATTTTCCCTCACCCTCGATCCCTCTCCCGGAGGGAGAGGGAAGACAAGCTTACCCATGCAAAAAACATACAAGGGCTTGGGAGTGA
- a CDS encoding response regulator, protein MKPSDCTTLLVVDDDDTNRMIVSEFLAGHGYCLEEAEDGEHAWRLLREMPERFDAVLLDRMMPGIDGIEVLRRMKGHPAAARIPVILQTAAAAPDQVLEGLREGAFYYLTKPFGPEMLQAVVRTAVRDRLNQRAVVAELERTRDSFQLIDYAKFRFCSLDEARNLAALAAYSLRDAAQTALGLAELMINAVEHGNLGVTYQEKSRLLQSGRWSEEIESPLRDPRYCNRFATLKLERHADQVEFEVTDMGEGFDWHSFLDIHPSRAMDLHGRGIAIARRVCFDSVQYRGCGNTVVATKAL, encoded by the coding sequence ATGAAGCCCAGCGACTGCACCACACTCCTCGTCGTCGACGACGACGATACCAACCGGATGATCGTGTCCGAGTTCCTCGCCGGTCACGGCTATTGCCTGGAGGAGGCGGAAGACGGCGAGCACGCCTGGCGGCTCCTGCGCGAAATGCCGGAGCGCTTCGATGCGGTGCTGCTCGATCGCATGATGCCGGGCATCGACGGAATCGAGGTGCTGCGGCGGATGAAGGGTCATCCGGCCGCGGCGCGCATTCCGGTCATCCTGCAGACCGCGGCGGCCGCGCCCGACCAGGTGCTGGAAGGCCTGCGCGAGGGCGCGTTCTACTACCTGACCAAGCCGTTCGGACCCGAGATGCTGCAGGCGGTGGTGCGCACCGCGGTGCGCGATCGCTTGAACCAGCGGGCCGTCGTGGCGGAGCTCGAGCGAACGCGTGACAGCTTTCAGCTCATCGATTACGCCAAGTTTCGCTTCTGCAGCCTCGACGAAGCGCGCAACCTTGCTGCCCTCGCGGCGTATTCGCTACGCGATGCAGCCCAGACCGCCCTCGGCCTCGCCGAGCTCATGATCAACGCGGTGGAGCACGGCAACCTGGGGGTGACCTACCAGGAAAAATCGCGGCTGCTGCAGTCCGGGCGCTGGAGCGAGGAGATCGAAAGTCCCTTGCGCGACCCGCGCTACTGCAATCGCTTCGCCACACTCAAGCTCGAGCGCCATGCCGACCAGGTCGAGTTCGAAGTCACCGACATGGGCGAGGGCTTCGACTGGCACAGCTTTCTCGATATCCATCCCAGCCGCGCGATGGACCTGCATGGACGCGGCATCGCGATCGCGCGCCGCGTGTGCTTCGATAGCGTGCAATACCGCGGCTGCGGCAATACGGTGGTCGCGACCAAGGCCCTCTAG